One window from the genome of Gopherus evgoodei ecotype Sinaloan lineage chromosome 2, rGopEvg1_v1.p, whole genome shotgun sequence encodes:
- the GMNN gene encoding geminin isoform X1, whose product MNFSMKQKLDAGKAAGTIKKYFTDNASSAPRRTLKMIQPSAAGCLVGRVNEPAKCSIKRKLWSDQLIAKTCKAEVVDPEQKNENLKGVTQAVDLMVKKNPSSQYWKEVAEERRKALYEVLQENEKLHKEIEQKDGEIAHLKEENDELILLAEHVQYMTNMIERLTGQVPDGLESLKNLDLEEFEQEDEESDSEGDVDGDSEELPSQVSCDSRENATDSSAKKARSL is encoded by the exons ATGAATTTCAGCATGAAGCAGAAATTGGATGCAGGAAAAGCCGCAGGAACGATAAAG AAGTACTTCACAGACAATGCAAGCTCAGCCCCAAGACGGACTCTTAAAATGATTCAGCCTTCAGCAGCAGGTTGCCTTGTTGGCAGGGTAAATGAA CCTGCTAAATGTTCAATCAAAAGGAAACTTTGGAGTGATCAGCTAATTGCAAAGACCTGCAAAGCTGAGGTGGTGGATCcagaacagaaaaatgaaaatCTAAAAGGAGTCACTCAAGCTGTTGATCTCATGGTAAAAA AAAATCCTTCCTCTCAGTACTGGAAGGAAGTGGCTGAAGAGAGGAGGAAGGCACTGTATGAAGTGCTTCAGGAAAATGAAAAG CTGCACAAAGAAATTGAACAGAAAGATGGTGAAATTGCCCATCTAAAAGAAGAAAATGATGAACTGATATTACTTGCAGAACATGTGCAGTACATGACAAACATGATTGAG AGACTAACTGGGCAGGTACCTGATGGCCTTGAGTCACTGAAAAATCTAGACTTGGAGGAATTTGAGCAGGAGGATGAAGAGAGTGATTCTGAGGGTGACGTAGATGGTGATTCTGAAGAGTTGCCTTCACAGGTTTCTTGTGATTCTAGGGAGAATGCCACAGATTCATCTGCAAAGAAAGCTAGAAGTCTGTGA
- the GMNN gene encoding geminin isoform X2 has translation MNFSMKQKLDAGKAAGTIKYFTDNASSAPRRTLKMIQPSAAGCLVGRVNEPAKCSIKRKLWSDQLIAKTCKAEVVDPEQKNENLKGVTQAVDLMVKKNPSSQYWKEVAEERRKALYEVLQENEKLHKEIEQKDGEIAHLKEENDELILLAEHVQYMTNMIERLTGQVPDGLESLKNLDLEEFEQEDEESDSEGDVDGDSEELPSQVSCDSRENATDSSAKKARSL, from the exons ATGAATTTCAGCATGAAGCAGAAATTGGATGCAGGAAAAGCCGCAGGAACGATAAAG TACTTCACAGACAATGCAAGCTCAGCCCCAAGACGGACTCTTAAAATGATTCAGCCTTCAGCAGCAGGTTGCCTTGTTGGCAGGGTAAATGAA CCTGCTAAATGTTCAATCAAAAGGAAACTTTGGAGTGATCAGCTAATTGCAAAGACCTGCAAAGCTGAGGTGGTGGATCcagaacagaaaaatgaaaatCTAAAAGGAGTCACTCAAGCTGTTGATCTCATGGTAAAAA AAAATCCTTCCTCTCAGTACTGGAAGGAAGTGGCTGAAGAGAGGAGGAAGGCACTGTATGAAGTGCTTCAGGAAAATGAAAAG CTGCACAAAGAAATTGAACAGAAAGATGGTGAAATTGCCCATCTAAAAGAAGAAAATGATGAACTGATATTACTTGCAGAACATGTGCAGTACATGACAAACATGATTGAG AGACTAACTGGGCAGGTACCTGATGGCCTTGAGTCACTGAAAAATCTAGACTTGGAGGAATTTGAGCAGGAGGATGAAGAGAGTGATTCTGAGGGTGACGTAGATGGTGATTCTGAAGAGTTGCCTTCACAGGTTTCTTGTGATTCTAGGGAGAATGCCACAGATTCATCTGCAAAGAAAGCTAGAAGTCTGTGA